In Paenibacillus hexagrammi, the following are encoded in one genomic region:
- a CDS encoding aliphatic sulfonate ABC transporter substrate-binding protein, whose translation MTNKRWHFRFISIFSILSIVLLAGCGKDASSPANGAASTTTPTAQSAQAASDSKPKEKEKVTVNIGVQGKTGVLVFAREKGYFEKAFAAVGADVAWSEFASGPPHFEALAAGRLDFGSTGGTPVISGQVGGVDFKAIGVTSDGKKGNMIVIPKNSPIQDIKDLKGKKVAVAKGSSAYNFLYMAIDKAGLKGDDVKVIQLQPDEARPALDSGAIDAWSIWDPYATTAVYQTGAKILVSGEDLNINAPIFLIARTDFTKQHPDLTVLFLKTYEEARRYYVEHQDEIADELVKSQKLDKPIIVDVLKNSVPILSSITPEFAKAHQEQADFLYSVKAINKKLDTSQVLDSQYVDQALKELGPQK comes from the coding sequence ATGACAAATAAACGATGGCATTTCAGATTCATTTCGATATTTTCCATACTTTCCATTGTACTTCTGGCAGGATGCGGCAAAGATGCTTCATCACCTGCTAACGGGGCGGCTTCGACTACAACCCCAACTGCTCAAAGTGCTCAAGCTGCTTCAGATTCTAAACCGAAAGAGAAAGAGAAAGTTACGGTAAATATTGGAGTCCAAGGAAAAACCGGCGTACTTGTATTTGCCCGAGAAAAAGGCTACTTCGAAAAAGCCTTCGCCGCTGTAGGCGCAGATGTAGCTTGGAGCGAGTTCGCAAGCGGTCCTCCGCACTTTGAAGCTCTCGCGGCAGGCCGTCTCGATTTTGGCAGCACAGGGGGAACTCCGGTGATCTCCGGTCAAGTCGGAGGTGTGGATTTTAAGGCGATCGGCGTGACCAGTGATGGTAAAAAAGGAAATATGATCGTCATTCCGAAGAATAGTCCGATCCAAGATATCAAAGACTTAAAAGGTAAAAAAGTGGCCGTAGCCAAAGGAAGCAGCGCCTACAACTTCTTATACATGGCGATCGATAAGGCAGGGTTAAAAGGTGACGATGTCAAAGTCATACAGCTTCAACCTGATGAAGCTAGACCTGCGTTGGATAGCGGAGCGATCGACGCTTGGTCCATTTGGGACCCTTATGCGACTACAGCCGTGTACCAAACAGGAGCCAAAATTCTTGTTTCCGGTGAAGATTTGAACATTAACGCGCCGATCTTCCTCATCGCACGAACGGACTTTACCAAGCAGCATCCGGACCTGACGGTTCTCTTTTTGAAAACCTATGAGGAAGCTCGAAGATATTACGTAGAGCATCAAGATGAAATTGCCGATGAACTGGTGAAATCCCAGAAGCTCGATAAACCGATTATCGTGGATGTGTTAAAAAATAGTGTACCTATTTTGTCATCCATAACGCCTGAATTCGCGAAAGCTCATCAAGAGCAAGCCGACTTCCTGTATTCGGTAAAAGCTATTAATAAGAAGCTCGATACCTCTCAAGTACTAGACAGTCAATATGTAGACCAAGCCCTGAAAGAGCTCGGCCCACAAAAGTAA
- a CDS encoding class I SAM-dependent methyltransferase, translating into METYWNHNTAFHQELVNDAKVRGGRVLDIGCGDGLLLERLAPFAKQVVGIDPDPKSIVRAQTRLASLSNVSLLNDDFLTMPIPSEEERYSTIICVASLHHMELRRALHKMSQCLVTGGKLLVIGLAADKSIMDKIISGLLILPIRIMDRLHGGMQEIGVTIAEPQESISEIRRAAHDVMPGAIVQRRFYFRYLMAWNKPMIES; encoded by the coding sequence ATGGAGACGTATTGGAATCACAATACTGCATTTCATCAAGAATTAGTGAATGACGCGAAAGTGAGAGGTGGAAGAGTGCTCGATATCGGATGTGGCGACGGGCTACTCCTTGAGCGACTAGCACCGTTTGCTAAGCAGGTGGTCGGTATAGACCCCGATCCAAAAAGTATCGTGCGCGCACAAACGCGCCTTGCATCATTATCAAATGTCTCCCTGTTGAACGATGATTTTTTGACCATGCCAATTCCTTCTGAAGAAGAGCGTTATTCTACTATAATCTGTGTGGCATCCTTGCATCATATGGAATTGAGAAGGGCTCTGCATAAGATGAGTCAATGTCTCGTAACAGGAGGAAAGCTTCTAGTCATTGGTTTAGCAGCGGATAAATCTATCATGGATAAAATCATCTCAGGACTACTCATTCTTCCAATTCGTATCATGGATCGACTGCATGGAGGAATGCAAGAGATAGGGGTGACGATTGCAGAGCCGCAAGAATCCATAAGTGAGATTCGACGTGCGGCACATGACGTTATGCCAGGAGCAATCGTGCAACGCCGCTTCTACTTCCGTTATTTAATGGCTTGGAATAAACCGATGATAGAATCGTAA
- the ssuE gene encoding NADPH-dependent FMN reductase produces the protein MPNIVIVTGSPSKISRLNGLTEYADNSLRSFGIQTEWIYAADLPAEALVKAKFDDPQIIEANQRVEQADAVIIASPVYKAAYTGVLKTYLDLLPQKGLLGKSVLPLFIGGSLAHYLTIDYALKPVLASLGARHILAGVYAVDSWVTRQEPGVFELTEELTERLNESIHDLVRELGGRKVRAV, from the coding sequence ATGCCCAACATCGTTATTGTTACAGGCAGCCCATCCAAAATATCCCGATTGAACGGGCTAACCGAATATGCAGACAATTCACTGCGATCCTTCGGCATACAAACCGAATGGATTTATGCTGCAGACCTGCCGGCAGAAGCTTTAGTTAAAGCTAAATTTGATGACCCACAAATCATCGAAGCCAATCAAAGGGTGGAGCAAGCAGACGCTGTTATTATAGCAAGTCCGGTATATAAAGCAGCGTATACAGGAGTTTTAAAGACATATTTAGATTTGCTGCCGCAGAAGGGGCTTCTTGGTAAAAGCGTGCTTCCCTTATTCATCGGGGGCTCACTGGCTCATTATCTAACGATAGATTATGCGTTAAAGCCTGTACTAGCTTCGCTTGGAGCAAGACATATACTGGCGGGAGTATACGCTGTGGACAGTTGGGTAACCCGCCAAGAACCTGGTGTTTTCGAATTAACGGAAGAGCTGACAGAGCGTTTAAATGAATCCATCCATGATCTGGTTAGAGAGTTGGGCGGGCGTAAGGTTAGGGCAGTATAA
- a CDS encoding ABC transporter ATP-binding protein, with amino-acid sequence MVQTGLRIRLDGVSKTYGSTEVLKGIELEMKAGEFIAVVGRSGCGKSTLLRLIAGLEQPSSGSIHADAARINGIHPEIRVMFQESRLLPWKKVLNNVRIGLGDKSEALAEEALRLVGLGDRKNEYPSVLSGGQKQRVALARALASHPRVLLLDEPLGALDALTRIEMQDLIGTIWEDQRFTALLVTHDVSEAIALADRVIVIEEGKTAVDQPIPLARPRERDADFMYYEKLILDRLMQRTRSGAAPSRKII; translated from the coding sequence ATGGTACAAACCGGACTACGTATACGTCTCGACGGAGTCAGTAAAACATACGGATCGACAGAGGTCTTAAAGGGAATAGAGCTGGAGATGAAAGCAGGCGAATTTATCGCTGTAGTGGGCCGAAGCGGATGCGGCAAGAGTACCTTGTTGAGGTTAATCGCCGGTTTAGAGCAGCCTTCGAGCGGGAGCATTCATGCGGATGCTGCACGGATCAACGGGATTCATCCCGAAATCCGTGTTATGTTTCAAGAATCACGGCTGCTTCCCTGGAAAAAGGTACTGAACAATGTTCGCATTGGACTAGGTGACAAAAGTGAAGCACTCGCGGAGGAAGCGCTGCGGTTGGTCGGATTGGGCGACAGGAAAAACGAGTATCCGAGCGTACTGTCCGGGGGGCAGAAGCAGCGCGTCGCTCTAGCAAGAGCTTTGGCCTCTCATCCGCGTGTATTACTGCTCGATGAGCCTCTCGGGGCACTCGATGCATTAACCCGAATTGAAATGCAGGATTTAATCGGTACCATTTGGGAAGATCAACGATTTACCGCCCTTCTTGTCACTCATGACGTAAGCGAAGCCATAGCGTTAGCCGATCGTGTCATTGTGATCGAAGAAGGGAAAACTGCTGTAGATCAACCCATTCCGTTAGCTCGTCCTCGTGAGCGGGATGCCGATTTTATGTACTACGAAAAACTGATCTTGGATAGGCTCATGCAGAGGACTCGTTCAGGCGCAGCTCCAAGCAGGAAAATTATCTAA
- the ssuC gene encoding aliphatic sulfonate ABC transporter permease SsuC, producing MNTFLRQNKPLLPWVVPFVIVILWQILGQYGLISTRVLPTPIQVTRALFSLMDQGTIWTYIGTSTKRAFLGFVIGGGVGFLIGLSNGISSISEKLTDTTLQMIRNIPHLALIPLVILWFGIGEEAKVFLVALGVLFPIYLNTYHGIRSVDPGLIEMGRVYGLKGASLFRQIILPGALPSILVGVRFALGIMWVTLIVAETISADSGIGYMAMNAREFMQMDVVVLGIILYALLGKISDWVTVMIESRLLRWHHNYTKNL from the coding sequence ATGAATACGTTCCTGCGGCAAAATAAACCGCTGCTTCCCTGGGTTGTTCCGTTCGTGATCGTGATCCTATGGCAGATTTTGGGGCAGTATGGCTTGATTTCCACTCGAGTCCTGCCTACTCCGATTCAGGTTACTCGTGCCCTGTTTTCTTTGATGGATCAAGGAACCATTTGGACCTATATCGGAACCAGTACGAAGAGAGCATTCTTAGGGTTTGTCATTGGCGGAGGAGTTGGATTCTTGATTGGGTTAAGCAACGGAATTTCCTCCATATCAGAAAAGCTGACTGACACTACTTTACAAATGATCCGGAACATTCCCCATTTAGCTTTAATTCCGCTAGTGATTCTGTGGTTCGGGATTGGGGAGGAGGCGAAAGTGTTTCTTGTCGCATTGGGCGTACTGTTCCCCATCTACCTGAACACGTATCACGGGATACGATCTGTAGATCCAGGTTTGATCGAGATGGGACGCGTGTATGGACTAAAGGGAGCATCCCTCTTTCGCCAAATTATCCTTCCCGGAGCACTTCCATCCATTCTGGTTGGTGTTCGGTTCGCGCTTGGCATTATGTGGGTAACTCTCATTGTCGCCGAGACAATCTCCGCTGATTCAGGTATTGGCTATATGGCGATGAATGCTAGAGAATTCATGCAGATGGACGTGGTGGTGCTAGGCATTATTCTGTATGCGCTGTTGGGCAAAATATCCGATTGGGTAACGGTGATGATCGAAAGCCGACTTTTGCGTTGGCATCACAATTATACGAAAAATCTTTAA
- the ssuD gene encoding FMNH2-dependent alkanesulfonate monooxygenase — MKVFWFIPTHGDGKYLGSQVGARAVNHHYVKQIAQAADELGFEGVLLPTGRSCEDAWVVASTLIPVTERLKFLIAVRPGLMSPTLSARMAATFDRMSGGRLLINVVTGGDPIENEADGLFLSHQERYEVTDEFLRIWRQELSGQEVNYNGKHLQVKGGKVLYPTIQKPYPPLYFGGSSSSAQDVAANHVDVYLTWGEPPQQVKEKIDAVRKLATAQGRMVRFGIRLHVIVRETNELAWKAAEELIQYVDDKSIQEAQKVFARMDSVGQKRMSQLHNGSRGNLEISPNLWAGVGLVRGGAGTALVGDPDTVAQRMREYADLGIETFIFSGYPHLEEAYRVAELLFPKLPLEDKREREKTSFISPFGEMVGNEYVPAAK, encoded by the coding sequence ATGAAAGTTTTCTGGTTTATTCCGACACACGGTGATGGCAAATATTTAGGAAGTCAGGTAGGGGCTCGCGCCGTCAATCATCATTATGTCAAACAGATTGCACAGGCAGCTGATGAGCTTGGTTTCGAAGGAGTGCTGCTGCCGACAGGCCGTTCCTGCGAGGACGCATGGGTTGTGGCATCGACCTTGATTCCTGTTACAGAAAGACTGAAATTTCTTATAGCGGTGCGCCCGGGTTTAATGTCACCTACTCTGTCTGCTAGGATGGCAGCGACGTTTGATCGGATGTCGGGCGGCAGATTGTTAATCAATGTCGTGACAGGTGGAGACCCTATTGAGAATGAGGCGGATGGATTATTCCTGAGTCATCAGGAGCGATACGAGGTAACCGATGAATTTTTGCGTATATGGCGTCAGGAGCTGTCCGGGCAGGAAGTCAATTACAACGGCAAGCACCTGCAGGTCAAAGGCGGGAAGGTTTTGTATCCAACCATTCAGAAGCCTTATCCACCGCTATACTTTGGAGGCTCGTCCAGCAGTGCTCAAGATGTGGCTGCCAATCATGTTGATGTGTATCTGACTTGGGGGGAGCCGCCTCAGCAGGTGAAGGAGAAGATCGACGCCGTTCGTAAACTCGCTACCGCTCAGGGAAGAATGGTCCGCTTCGGAATTCGTCTGCATGTCATCGTTCGCGAAACGAATGAGCTGGCGTGGAAAGCAGCGGAGGAGTTAATCCAGTACGTAGACGATAAGTCGATACAAGAAGCTCAGAAGGTATTCGCGAGAATGGATTCCGTGGGCCAGAAGAGAATGTCGCAGCTGCATAACGGCAGCAGGGGGAATCTGGAAATTAGTCCGAATCTTTGGGCTGGAGTGGGGCTTGTTAGAGGAGGGGCTGGAACGGCCTTGGTCGGGGACCCTGATACCGTAGCGCAGAGAATGCGTGAATATGCAGATTTGGGTATTGAAACGTTCATATTCTCCGGGTATCCGCATCTTGAGGAAGCCTATCGGGTAGCGGAATTGCTTTTTCCAAAGCTGCCGCTGGAAGACAAGCGCGAACGGGAGAAAACTTCGTTTATCAGTCCTTTCGGGGAGATGGTGGGTAATGAATACGTTCCTGCGGCAAAATAA
- a CDS encoding type 2 periplasmic-binding domain-containing protein, which translates to MSTLQKAGIQYSEIEPRYLAPADARAAFEQGSVDAWAIWDPYLAAAQTATHARILSNGTGIVNNYQFYFAARPFTEKHEDVIKAYLEELQKIDDEVKADIRKSAEFLSPSIGIDVESLVNALSRREYGIQPIDDQVVKGQQDMAEAFQRLGLIPKPIQVKDTVIKADWR; encoded by the coding sequence GTGAGCACTTTACAAAAAGCCGGTATCCAATATTCCGAAATCGAGCCGCGTTACTTAGCACCAGCAGATGCCAGAGCAGCCTTCGAGCAGGGAAGTGTGGATGCGTGGGCGATATGGGACCCTTATCTGGCAGCAGCACAAACAGCCACACATGCAAGAATCTTATCCAATGGAACCGGCATTGTGAATAATTATCAGTTTTACTTTGCCGCGAGACCATTTACTGAGAAGCATGAGGATGTCATTAAAGCTTATCTAGAAGAGCTTCAAAAGATAGATGATGAGGTAAAAGCCGATATTCGCAAGAGTGCGGAATTCCTTTCTCCAAGTATCGGTATTGATGTGGAATCGTTAGTCAACGCGCTTAGCCGAAGAGAATACGGCATTCAGCCAATCGATGATCAAGTTGTGAAGGGGCAGCAGGACATGGCAGAAGCATTTCAGAGATTGGGATTAATTCCCAAGCCTATACAAGTGAAAGACACTGTCATAAAAGCCGATTGGCGTTAA
- a CDS encoding type 2 periplasmic-binding domain-containing protein, with the protein MLGKKLILVSISTILLLAGCGKPAPASNSVSASAVPSSKVKNNEVIHIGYQLYGSSVILKAKGTLDKKLTDLGYKIEWTQFPGGPQLLEALNAGSIDLGETGDAPPIFAQSAGAPLVYLAHEPASPKGEAILVPENSPLKTVEDLKGKK; encoded by the coding sequence ATGTTAGGGAAAAAGTTAATTCTTGTATCTATCAGTACGATTTTGTTATTAGCAGGCTGCGGTAAGCCAGCTCCAGCCAGCAATTCGGTTTCAGCATCTGCTGTACCATCAAGTAAGGTGAAAAATAATGAAGTGATCCATATCGGCTATCAGCTTTATGGCTCTTCGGTCATTTTAAAAGCTAAGGGGACACTGGATAAGAAGCTGACGGATCTCGGTTATAAAATTGAGTGGACGCAGTTCCCTGGCGGGCCTCAGCTCTTGGAAGCACTAAACGCAGGCAGCATTGACCTTGGTGAAACGGGGGATGCCCCACCGATCTTCGCACAATCTGCTGGTGCGCCCCTAGTCTATTTGGCACATGAACCTGCTAGTCCCAAAGGAGAAGCGATTCTTGTGCCTGAGAATTCTCCGCTGAAAACAGTGGAGGATTTGAAAGGAAAAAAGTAG
- a CDS encoding YezD family protein — MAKPLELDELWLDRIKQSLNGLEYGSVQIVVHDGKIAQIDKTERKRFEAVSPGREKLQVVKAEKKQK; from the coding sequence ATGGCAAAACCTTTGGAGTTGGATGAATTATGGCTGGATCGTATTAAACAAAGCTTGAATGGCCTAGAGTATGGATCTGTGCAAATCGTTGTTCACGATGGTAAAATTGCGCAAATTGATAAAACAGAACGCAAACGATTTGAAGCGGTGTCTCCTGGTAGAGAAAAGCTGCAAGTGGTAAAAGCCGAAAAAAAACAAAAATGA
- the cysT gene encoding sulfate ABC transporter permease subunit CysT, translating into MGNPVFRATVRSVLIGYLIVLLLLPIASIYVKGFSLGWEAFLQEITGPLAWKSILLTVKLSIVSTAIEAVIGTIIAYVLVRYSFKGKHLLNSMVDLPFSLPTSVAGLMFLTLLGPQSPIGTWLNHIGISLLYNQTAIVIGLVFVTFPFVIRTVQPLLEQIDLSEEQASFTLGAGKWYTFRRIILPAMIPGILAGSMLTFSRSLAEFGAISLISGNLPGKTMVASVYIYGETQNYNPEGAAAISIVLLTLSLIILWVIHILTRGKGRLA; encoded by the coding sequence ATGGGTAACCCAGTTTTTAGAGCTACAGTTCGTTCTGTGCTTATAGGCTATTTAATCGTACTTCTTCTGCTGCCGATTGCCTCTATTTATGTAAAAGGCTTTTCGTTAGGATGGGAAGCATTCCTGCAGGAGATCACAGGTCCTCTAGCCTGGAAGTCTATTTTACTTACGGTGAAGCTAAGTATTGTTTCTACAGCTATCGAAGCTGTAATCGGTACGATCATCGCATATGTACTGGTGAGGTACTCCTTCAAGGGGAAACATCTTTTAAACAGTATGGTAGACCTCCCTTTCTCTCTGCCCACCTCAGTAGCCGGTCTTATGTTTTTGACCTTACTGGGTCCTCAAAGTCCTATCGGTACGTGGCTCAACCATATAGGGATTTCTCTTCTATATAATCAAACCGCTATTGTCATCGGACTTGTTTTCGTTACCTTCCCCTTCGTCATTAGAACGGTTCAACCGCTTCTTGAACAGATTGACCTTAGTGAAGAGCAAGCGAGCTTCACCCTTGGTGCAGGCAAATGGTACACGTTTCGAAGAATTATCCTTCCCGCCATGATCCCAGGAATTCTTGCAGGCAGTATGCTGACTTTCTCCCGATCTCTTGCCGAATTTGGCGCCATTTCTCTGATATCCGGTAATTTGCCCGGTAAAACAATGGTTGCCTCTGTCTATATTTATGGCGAAACACAAAACTACAATCCGGAAGGCGCTGCCGCCATTTCCATTGTCTTACTCACACTTTCACTCATCATCCTGTGGGTCATTCACATACTCACACGTGGAAAGGGGCGGTTGGCATGA
- a CDS encoding sulfate ABC transporter permease subunit, translated as MRRLLIGISFAVIILLIVLPFLGITFGAFQDGFGAFLDSLVRPEAVHAFMISLIIVVVVAALNTIVGIYLSLELVRGSWISRWMKPFINALIDLPFAVSPIIAGLMVILLFGPNTVLGTFFEDHHMKIVYALPGMIMATTFITFPLMVREVAPLLQEIGTQSEEASATLGAGSWRTFTQVTWPAIRWGVMYGLILTIARSLGEFGSILVVSGNIINETQTATTLVYQDAENFNMVAANSVAFVLGIVSIGTLLSLEWLKHRSELLRK; from the coding sequence ATGAGACGTCTTTTAATCGGTATCTCATTTGCAGTCATTATACTTCTCATTGTGTTACCGTTCCTAGGTATCACGTTCGGTGCTTTTCAAGATGGATTCGGCGCTTTCCTTGATTCACTGGTACGGCCCGAAGCCGTGCATGCATTTATGATTTCTCTCATCATTGTCGTTGTCGTTGCGGCGCTGAATACGATTGTGGGTATTTATCTTTCATTAGAGCTTGTTCGAGGCAGTTGGATCTCCAGATGGATGAAGCCTTTCATCAACGCTTTGATCGATTTGCCCTTCGCCGTTTCGCCAATCATCGCCGGATTAATGGTCATCCTGTTGTTCGGTCCCAATACAGTACTCGGTACTTTTTTCGAAGATCACCATATGAAAATCGTATACGCATTGCCAGGCATGATCATGGCTACAACGTTCATTACTTTCCCGCTCATGGTTCGGGAGGTTGCCCCGCTTCTGCAGGAGATCGGCACCCAATCGGAAGAAGCATCAGCTACGCTAGGTGCAGGATCTTGGCGAACCTTTACTCAGGTTACTTGGCCGGCCATTCGTTGGGGAGTTATGTACGGACTCATCCTAACTATAGCCAGATCGTTGGGGGAATTCGGTTCCATCCTTGTCGTTTCCGGCAATATTATCAACGAGACACAAACCGCAACAACACTTGTTTATCAGGATGCTGAGAATTTCAATATGGTTGCCGCCAACAGCGTCGCTTTCGTTCTCGGAATTGTATCAATAGGCACTTTATTATCCTTAGAATGGTTGAAGCACCGCAGTGAGCTTTTGCGAAAATAG
- a CDS encoding sulfate/molybdate ABC transporter ATP-binding protein, giving the protein MQIEAKNINKYFGDFHAIKDVNFSITKGHLVGLIGPSGGGKTSILRMLSGLERPSTGDIYFDGKVATNLPVQERGIGFVFQSYALFKHMTVFDNVAYGLRVLKKPKEVIHDRVTYLLRLMGLAGSERKYPHQLSGGQRQRVAFARALAPEPGLLLLDEPFAAIDAKIRKELRVWLRNLIDEFKVTTIFVTHDQDEAIEVADEIIIVQQGKVEQQGTPWEIYTKPATPFVASFIGESNRVESYVPLKGFPYLKEIQQEGRWKKDVHVLVRPEAIEVRPSNTTHLPSAGETGTVTHVHFRGDSWYLEIEAGTQKLFAYQSLKENAFQVGDEVNLLIHQISVFTQTDNKLLDNQAKQDPMPVFI; this is encoded by the coding sequence ATGCAAATAGAAGCGAAGAATATCAATAAATACTTTGGAGATTTTCACGCAATCAAGGATGTGAATTTCAGTATTACCAAGGGGCACCTGGTCGGCTTAATCGGTCCGAGCGGAGGAGGGAAAACATCCATTCTTAGAATGCTCTCCGGACTGGAACGTCCGAGCACCGGCGATATTTATTTTGACGGCAAAGTAGCTACGAATCTTCCGGTTCAGGAAAGAGGGATCGGATTTGTGTTCCAAAGCTATGCGCTCTTTAAACATATGACTGTGTTTGACAATGTAGCTTACGGCTTAAGAGTCTTGAAAAAACCGAAAGAAGTGATACACGATCGGGTCACCTACCTCCTGCGTCTAATGGGCTTAGCTGGAAGTGAGCGTAAGTATCCTCATCAATTATCCGGTGGGCAGCGTCAGCGGGTAGCTTTCGCTAGAGCTCTTGCACCAGAGCCCGGTCTGTTGCTGCTTGATGAACCCTTTGCGGCAATCGATGCAAAAATTCGTAAAGAACTGCGCGTTTGGCTGCGAAATCTGATCGATGAGTTTAAAGTGACTACTATTTTTGTTACTCATGATCAGGACGAAGCCATCGAAGTTGCTGATGAGATCATTATCGTGCAACAGGGGAAAGTCGAACAACAGGGCACTCCTTGGGAGATCTATACCAAGCCTGCAACCCCCTTCGTTGCTTCATTCATAGGTGAATCCAATAGGGTGGAATCGTATGTTCCGCTCAAGGGCTTCCCTTATCTGAAGGAGATTCAGCAAGAAGGGCGCTGGAAGAAAGATGTGCATGTACTCGTAAGACCTGAAGCCATCGAGGTGCGTCCGTCTAACACCACACATCTCCCTTCTGCCGGTGAAACTGGCACGGTTACCCACGTTCATTTCCGCGGAGATTCCTGGTATCTGGAGATCGAGGCAGGGACTCAGAAGCTTTTTGCTTATCAGTCTCTTAAAGAGAACGCCTTTCAAGTCGGAGATGAAGTTAATCTGCTGATTCACCAAATTTCCGTTTTTACACAAACAGATAACAAGCTGTTAGACAATCAGGCCAAGCAAGATCCTATGCCTGTTTTTATATAA
- a CDS encoding sulfate ABC transporter substrate-binding protein — protein sequence MKNKRSFSLLTATLFTASLALTACGTANQAASSSASSASSVKASSASSASPANSTPKAAEGGTVTITIGAYSILKDSFDELLPTFKEEWKKKTGQTVEFKESYQASGSQATAIIQGFEADIAPLSLEGDIQKIVEKGLITSDWKSKPHGGMMTASIAAIGVREGNPKGIKDFADLAKPGVEVLIPNPSTSGGAKWDINAIYGAGLKASEASGKKDPEQAKQLLTGVYKNIKVLDKSGADSLATFDKGVGDAIVTYENELISRMQSGKKYEEVIPTYTTSIQNPVALVDKYVDKHGNREVAEAFLNYLWSPEAQKVFAEKGFRAVDETIAKQYEKNYQTPEGLFDINYLGGWTQVNKELYGKGALWESILAQGK from the coding sequence ATGAAAAACAAAAGATCATTCAGCCTACTTACAGCAACATTATTCACTGCGAGCTTAGCACTAACGGCATGCGGTACCGCCAACCAAGCGGCTTCATCATCGGCCTCGTCTGCTTCATCGGTAAAAGCCTCTTCAGCCTCTTCAGCCTCTCCAGCAAATTCAACCCCGAAAGCTGCTGAAGGAGGAACCGTCACCATCACAATTGGCGCTTACTCTATTTTGAAGGACTCCTTCGATGAATTATTGCCTACATTTAAAGAGGAATGGAAAAAGAAAACCGGACAAACGGTAGAATTCAAAGAATCCTACCAGGCCTCAGGCTCTCAAGCAACAGCCATCATTCAAGGTTTTGAAGCGGATATCGCGCCTCTTTCATTGGAGGGGGATATTCAAAAAATCGTGGAGAAAGGCTTGATCACAAGTGATTGGAAAAGCAAACCGCATGGCGGCATGATGACGGCCTCAATCGCAGCGATTGGGGTGCGGGAAGGTAATCCTAAGGGCATCAAAGATTTTGCCGATTTAGCGAAGCCAGGTGTTGAAGTTTTGATCCCAAATCCTAGTACCTCCGGAGGCGCAAAATGGGATATTAACGCCATTTACGGTGCAGGACTTAAAGCCTCCGAAGCTTCAGGCAAAAAAGACCCTGAACAAGCAAAGCAATTGCTTACAGGCGTCTATAAAAATATTAAAGTGCTGGATAAGAGCGGTGCTGACTCCCTGGCTACCTTTGACAAAGGTGTAGGCGATGCCATCGTCACTTATGAGAATGAATTGATTTCACGCATGCAAAGCGGCAAAAAATATGAGGAAGTCATCCCGACGTACACAACCTCCATCCAAAACCCAGTAGCCCTCGTGGATAAATACGTCGACAAGCACGGCAATCGGGAAGTCGCTGAAGCATTCCTGAACTACCTGTGGAGTCCCGAAGCGCAGAAAGTTTTTGCTGAAAAGGGCTTTCGGGCTGTCGATGAAACCATAGCCAAACAGTACGAAAAGAACTACCAAACACCAGAAGGCTTATTCGACATCAATTACTTGGGCGGCTGGACACAGGTAAACAAAGAGTTGTACGGTAAAGGCGCTTTGTGGGAATCGATTTTGGCTCAGGGAAAGTAA